CCTCCGGCTAATCGAGTTCTTCCGCCACAAGCAAGCTCGCAACTCAGCCAGAAAACCAGGCGAAGGAGACAACTGTGCGAGATGAACGCATGCAGCTAGCAAGTGATCACATGATTCAGTTGATGTTGTCCTGTGATTGCTATGGTAGTGCATAGGGACCCATGATATTCTTAGTGTGTCCAGGATTATCCGCGGTAAAATTATTAAAGTTTCAGCCATGATGTGCGAGAGAATTTTGTTTCTTATTCAATTTAGGAGAGATGTTTTACTCACGTAGCTAGAAATCTGAAGTTCTTGTTAGTTTGTCGGTTAGCGGCACAGATCAAAATTGGGTACATTTTGCGGAATGAAAATAGAAAATAGAATTGGGTTCAGTACAAATCTTTATTTTCTTTCTGCTTGATGCAGGTGATCACATGATTCAGTTGATCGATAGGTTTTCTTCAGCAACCAGGTATATACTTTTCAAATTGTTTCCTTCGTATGTTTAAGCCAAGCGTAATGAGCATCACCATGAATCATATGAAACTTTATCAATTGCAGTCATATGTTGATGATTGGACATGCTACAGAGTTTTAAATTTGTGACACCCTTATTTTCGGCCCTTTCTTTTTTCTTTGGATTTCTTTGAATGTTGCTTTGGATTTCTTTTTCTgtggctatgtggtctggaaTCCTGAGAAGATCATCTCTATTTTTCTCTCCCAAGTGGCTTGTCACCCTCAAACCCATCTCAAGATCATGTCATTTTCATCTTAGCCCAATCCCAATACTTATTTCTTGGAAATATTCCTTTTTCTAATAAAAGAATAATCCTTTATGCCCTAGGTTGTAAAGCAACCTATATTCCCATCTTTCACAAAATTCCCACAAAATTTTCAAAATTACTTTGGACCATATGGACCTTGGATATGTAAAAATATTCAAGATTCCTTACTCATGTCGAGCACACCATCCCATCTTTGTTTCTGGTCATtcttttcagtttgtgaagcaactatattttatattgctaCATAATTTCTGAAATTTTACCAGGATATTTTACTACCTATATAATCCTCCTCCACAAAATTTGGGATCATTTCATATAGCCAACCCTCCTCCACAATCTTTGTTTCTGGTCATtctttcagtttgtgaagcaactatatttcTGAAGTTTTACCAGGATATTTTACAACCCATATAATCTAgaattttccaaagtttctgtccaaAGAGGACCACTGTGAAGGATGTACCATTTATATTTATCTAAATGGTTTGAAATTTTTACAGTGCCTTCATATGACGAAATGATCATCTTCCACCAAACTTCTGAtccatccaatcatctatgtgagcacaacATCAACAATCATATTTCggtccagtgtggtactttgcaaagcaagtgccACCTAGGCTTGTCCATTTGAGCTGATCTTTTGCCAAGTGGGTCTCCTTAGTGgatgatcatcctcagccaaaactcaggCCCATTGAACCGGCGTTTTTCACACACCACTGATCAAACACTTCACTGCTGATTAGTGTATGAGCCTAGGCCAGCCACCTCTTGAGCCACTGTGGTTGTCTCCTTGAACTTAGCATCTCTTGGGGGAGTGACAACCTGCCAGACACACTCGGCGCGCCTAGAACGCGCGCCAATGCCATTACCACACGGTGACCACGCAGCCCGCATGCCCAAACGCGCGCTCTGGAGTTGGCCCCCTCGTCCACTGCTCATTCATCGCGCTCTCGCCACCGGAGCATGTCCAGGAGCTTCGCCTTGGCCACGCACTCACTCCTCAGCCCTCGCCccctcctctttcttcttcctcacgCCACGGCAGCCACGTCCCTGAGATGGCCGGCATCCCCCTCCATGGCTTGTTGGCCAAGCTGTCCCCGAGCCCCTCCGTGTGTCCCCAAGCCTCTCCACGTCGCTATATTGAGCTTCAGCTTTGTTGTTTTCCCTTATATATCAATAATATGTACCGTAGTTTGTCATTGCAACCTACTTGCATGACTTGCAAATGGCTTGTATTAtacttttgttttttttttcgaaagggggatctccccggcctctgcatcagagtgatgcatacggccatcttattaacgaaataaaaggttccaacaaggttccaaagtctccaactgaaaagtaatcaaaaggcagctcacacagagctaaagaggctggacacacagactagccaagataagacgccacaaccggctggctaaagatagataggtaaactaattgcctatcctattacatgaccgctatccaaaccggttgaagatatcccgagctaccatctcccagcggatagatccagtaaccaaatgctccctggcgtccatcggagtgagtagcgaccatgaacggatcacggccgtggctcggaaaataacctgcaaaaagtgaatacgtgatgttctgttaaaaaccaaatcattgcTGCCAGTCCAGATAGTCCACAACAAAGCGCAAACTCCAACACGAATATGTCTCGATAATTCAGGCTCAATCCCAGTGAGCCATGTCCCGAATAACGTAGTGACAGAATtcggtggagtaatattaaaagcaatgtgaaccgtccgccaaagtactctggcaaacgggcaatcaaaaaagagatgtttgatcgtctcgtcccgatcacagaagctacacctcgtaggtcctgtccaattacgcttaatcaagttatccttggttaaaataacctgtttatggacaaaccacataaacacttttattttcaaaggaactttgacagcccaaacatgcttggaggtaggaatggagctcgaattaattacatcaatatacattgatttaaccgtgaatactccagacctagtcagtttccagcgtaattcatcgggttgttgagaaagatggacatccattagtctccgaactagacggagccaatcttcccaacgattgcccactaacgaccgtctgaactgaatattaagggggatgGATTGAAACACCATAGCAACGAACacctcacgtcgttgaacaatgcgatataaagacggatattgaatggccaagggtgtctcgccgagccaagtatcctcccagaagcgTGTACTAGCGCCGTTGCCAATAACAACCTTTGTCCTATTAAACAGAGATTGTTTGACTTTCATCAGGCCTTTCCGGAAAGGCGAGTCAGTTGGCCTGACTGTGACCTGGGACAAGGACTTTGTCTGTAGGTACTTGCTGCGAAGGATTTGGGCCAACATGGCATCAGTCTCAAAAGAAAGCTTCCACAGCCACTTGCTAAGAAGGCATCTGTTCTTAacttcaagattctcaataccaagacccccttggtctttcggtctacagatgatatcccattttgcaagtctgtattttctttttagatcatcaccctgccaaaagaaacgcgatcgataaaagtccagtcttttcctaacaccaactgggacttgaaagaacaataagagaaacataggcatactcgtgagcaccgaattaatcagaattaatcggcctccatatgacatgagcttgcccttccagcaactcagtttcttctcaaaccgatcttcgatgcacttccattctctattggtcagctttctatggtggattggaatacctaggtaagagaaaggtaaatcccccaagtcgcacccaaacaattgcctataagcctcctgttcgtctttggctctaccaaagcagaacagctcgctcttatgaaagttaatctttaacccggtcaattgttcaAAAAGGCATAACAgcagcttcatatttctcgccttggccaggtcatgctccataaagatgattgtatcatcagcgtactgaaggatggatacacctccatcaaccagatgaggtaccaagccacccacttgaccattctccttagcccttcctatcaAGATGGCTAACATATCAACCACAATGTTAAACAAGATAGGGGACATCGGATCTCCTTGTCTTAGGCCTTTATGTGTCTGAAAGTAATGACCAATATcatcattcactttaattcccacactccctttttgcgtaaatgattcaacctggcgtcgccaggcttcatcaaaacctttcatacgcaatgcctgttggagaaatggccatttaaccttatcgtacgctttctcgaaatccaccttaaAAATGACGCCATCTAACTTCTTGGAAtggatttcatggagcgtttcatgaaggacgaccaccccttcaaggatgtttctgtccggcatgaaagcagtttgggagtgctgcaccacagaatgcgcaatctgtgtgagcctattagtcccgaccttggtgaatattttaaaactaacattgagaaggcagatcggcctgaactgctcaattctCATAACATCCGTCTTCTTAGGAAGCAGTGTGATAGTTCCAAAATTCAAGTGAAATAATTGAAGCTGTCCAGAGAACAGATCATGAAATATAGGTAGCAAAtcccccttaataatatgccagcacTTCTTGTAGAACTCCACCGGAAATCCATCCGGTCCGGGAGCCTTATTATTTTTCAACTGTGCTATAGCATCAAACACCTCCTTCTCCGAAAACGGGGCAACCAGAATATCATTTTCAGCAGCCGAAAGTTGAGGCACATCCTCAGTTCTGGACTCACCGAGAGATACACAATTATCCTCCGGAGGTCCAAATAACTGCCTATAATACTCGGTTATATACGTTTTTAGGTTATCCTGTCCTAAAATAGTGCCctcatcttgttcaagttggaaTATCCTCTTCTTTCTGTGCTTACCATTAGCAATCAGATGAAAGAATTGAGTATTCGCGTCCCTTTGGACCACTTTGTGAACCTTAGCCCGCAAAGCCCACTTCAATTCTTCTTCGCGGAGAAGTTCTTTCAACCTCTTCTCTGCTTCAGTTTTAACCTGGAGCTCAGCAGGCATCAAAATCGTGGATTCGGCCTTAACGTCCAGATTCTGTATAAGAGAGAGGAGCCTTTCCTTCTCAATCTTATATACCCCACTAAGATGCTTAGCCCAACCCTGTAAGAAGCTTCTCAAACTCCTAATCTTATTTTGCCAACGCTCGACCGCGGTCCTACCGCCTACACCTTTCGCCCATTCCCTAGCGATCAGGTCTAGGAACCCTTCGCGTTCGAACTAGGCCATCTCGAAAGAAAAGGTGTTTTTGTTTCCCACGTGGTTCGGCTCCCCTGAGTCAACGAACAGTGGTGTGTGATCGGAGAAACCCCGAGAAAGAGCTTGAACCGTCACAAGCGGGAACTTCTGTTCCCACTCAACACTCGCAAGAACGCGATCAAGCTTTTCGTATGTCGGGTTGGGCAGTGAGTTAGCCCAGGTAAACTTTCTACCAGAAAGCTCTATCTCCCTCAGATCCAAGCTTTCAATAATAGTATTGAACATGAACGACCACCTGCCGTCAAAGTTAACATTATTCTTCTCCTCTCTCCTCCTAATGATGTTGAAATCTCCCCCAACTAAGATTGGAAGCTGTTCGGACCCACAAATCCGAACAAGATCCGCCAAAAATTTCGGTTTAAGCTCGGGCTGTGCAGCACCATAAACCGCCACCAACGCCCAGTTGAAAGCATCAACCTTAGACCTGACTCGAAACTTAACCGCAAAGTCACCCATGACTACACTCCGGACTTCAAGCGAATCACATCGCACACCCAGCAAGATACCACCCAATCTTCCACGCGGAGGGAGGCAATGCCAATCAAAATCAACACCACCCACGAGAGAGGAAAGAAACTGTGGCGCAAAATTGTTTCTACCAGTTTCCGATAGCACAATAAAATCTAAACGATGCTCCAGAGATGCCTCAGCAAGgaaccttcttttagccaagtctttcagacctctgctattccaaaagattcctttcatcaCTCATCATAAAATTTTTTAGAAGTCCGAATCCTAGCACTCCGACGAACTGCAGAATCTGGGTAAATTTTCCGCTTCCACTTATGCTTGGGTTTACTAGGTCCAAGCTCCGGGTCCTCATAACCGGAGTCAGCGGAACAAACAACTGCATTCTCTATGGGCATATCTTCGTCCTCAGACTCATGATTGGATGGTGCTAGATCGACACACAAATTATTGAGCACTCTAACCCCTAAAGCATCAATCTCATTGTCATTCATGGGTTTAACCGCTGCAATATTACGAATAGTTTCTAAGGCACGCTCCGCCTCCAAATCTAACAAATCATTCACCGAATTAGAAATCTCACTATCTGTAACCCCGAGTGAAACTCCTAATTGGTTTGCATTATTTATAATCTCTTCATGAGAAAAATGCAATAAAGAGTTAGATATGTTGACGGACATACCAGAAGCGATTGCAGCATCCTGAAGCTTGGCGGCCCTCATAGCGCACCGCTGCTGCATATCATCCACCTCCGGGAGCTTGTGGACGCGAGCGCTGAACCGTCTCCCCGTCGAGACGGGGTCTGGGATCCCGCCAAAAGCAACGACCTCCTCCCTAGTAAAGCCTCGCGCTGAATCCCTCAGAGGATCTACCGAGGATACCGGAGGAGGAAGCTGCGGGCTCCCCAGCTCCACGTCCACGGGGACGAACGGGTAGGAGAAGGCGGGGGCCGCCTGCCCGTGCCCTCCTCCCACCCCACCTGCCGACGTAGGCGTGGCGGTCCTCCTGACCGCCGGGGAAGAAGGGAGAGCCAGGGCCACCTGCCCCAGCCCCCCCCCCAGCGCTGCAGCTGGCTCGGGAGTCCCCGCCACGCCCGGGGAGGCAAGAGCCGAGGCCGCCTGCCTCGGTCTCCCTTCCCCAGCGCTGGCCGACCCCGCCAGGAACGGCGTCACCACAGGAGAGAAGGCCAGGTCCTCCTGACCCATGCGACCTCCCCCACAGCCGACCATTGCCTGCGTCACCGGTGTCGCCGGCGCCAGACTACGGGAAGGAGAGGTCGAGGCCACCCGCCCCAAATTCCCCTCCCCATACCGAACCTCCGAAACATTTGACACTGTCTGGCTCGAGACCACTGAGGTAGAAGGAAAAAGCTGGCCCACCTGAGGCTCCACCTCCCTAACCTCTCCCACGGACGTCACCGAGAGCGGCCCCAACAAACCATCCTCCAAAGGACTAGCCACAGCATCAAGCTCCAACGGCGGAAGCAGACACTCAAAGCTATCATCAGATTCCACCCTGTCGCTCCATAGGCGGGGAGGAGCCGATGCTGGCTCGAAAGATCCAAACCGCAATGTATTCATAGGTACCGCCGGAGCCGAGGGAGACTCTACTCCAGAACCATCACCGGGCAACTGAGCATCCGGACTCGACCCATTAGCCCTCTCAGGACCCGCCTCATTATGCGGGTTCCCACGAGCACCGGCATCATCATCCCCCTCGTGCATATCCATAGCATCCCTGGAAACCACATCGGCAAACAGCTCCGAATCCTCAAACTCAATCTCAAGCGGAAACACCTCTCCCTGATAAAACCAGTTAACCATACCGGGGACAAAATCGATGTCCAAAACACCCACTAAGAGCCGGGCCACCCCATGAGAGCGGGTGAAGGCCATGTCCACATCCTCAGTCTTACCAACCATCATACCCAAACTCGCCACAACTCGAGCATCTGTCAAGGCCTCAGATGGGGCCCCTGAAAACCACAGCCACACCTGAGTGAGCGGTTTGCCCTTAGGCTCCACCTTCTTCCACTCGTGAAACTCCAGGACACACTTAGTACCCGGCACCTTGCACAACCCAAAACTCAACAACTTCTGCAAATCGTCCACCGTAGGGAATTCAACCCTAAACACATTGTCCTCAATCGGGATGAGCTCCCACTGAAAATCACCTGGAGCCAGTTCCTGAAGTCGCTGCACTATTTGAGCCTCATACACCACTTCGCGGGTCGCTTTCACAAGCCCCGTCGTCAAACTTTGAGTCTCAGCTAGAGTCTCCCTCGCCGCCGGAGACTCAAAAAATGTCAGCTCGGCACAGTACACTCCGTACATCAAGAGAGCAGGAGCCTGATCACGCAAAACCGGGCAATCCCCCATAATATGAGCAGTCTTACCACATGAGTTACAGAGTTCCGCCATGCACTCAGCAATAAAGTGGCCCTTCTCACCACATCGATAACAAAGCATCTTTTCTTTCTTACGCGCCCATTTGGACGCCCTCTCAGACTCATCCCTGTCCCTAGCCTCCACAGCGGCTCCAGTTGCAGGAACATCCACGTTGGCCAAAGCCGTCACAACTTCCATAGCCTGGCTAGGCAACTCAGTCGACCGCACGGGATCCACAGCCATGTCCGAAACCTGATGGTCAACCACGGCCGTTGCCGGAGGCGGCTTGCGGGCCCGACCACgtccaccaccgcggccaccaCGATAGCCAAGGAATCCACCTCTATGCCGGTTGTTCGGGCCAGTAGCCCCCTCGACAAAACCACCCGCCGGACCAAGGAAAGGtctttcagcagagccatcactCTGCCAAGCGTATCCGCGTCCACCTCCCGTAGACGACGAACCACGGTGCTGGCCAACCCCGTACGCATCAACACCATCATCCCCCCACTGTCCTCTAGGCGGCCCAGTAGTACCACCGTCCCCCACGTCGGGCCTTGTCGGCGATGGACCCGAGCGTTTCTGCGCCGGTCTCGCGACATAGTGAGGCGGTGGCGCGGCGCTAAGCACAGCCGGCGCGACACCCCGCCCCACGGGAGCAAGCACCGGAGGTCTTGGGGGAGGGGCATCGCTCCCCGCAGCTGCAATGCCCAGCTTGGGAGGCCGCAAGCCACCTCGCCCTGCAGTCGGCAAGGACCCAGTCGGCACCGCCGGACGCTGTAGCGGCGGCCGGGCACTAGAACCACCACCCCGGCTCGCGGCAGCAAAAGGAGCAGGTCGAGGCGGACGGATGCCACCACCCCTACCCGCGGCGGCTACAGGGACCGGAGAAGGCGGGCGGGCAAGAGCACCACCTCCGCGGCCAAGGGCCGAAGCAGTAGCCCCGGCCGGTTCAAGCGACCTAGGGCCGATCACCTCAGTAGCCACCCTGCCGGCACCAGCGCCCGGCGACGGGGCAACCCCACCGCGGCCAGTCCCTGGCGGCGGGCCGTTCCCACCGCGGCCAGTTCCCGGCGGCTGGCCGTTCCCGCCGCGGCCAGCACCACCCGCGGCGGCACTCTTGCCAGTAGGCGCCAAAGCTCCTCGGCCAGCCATGGCCCGGAGTGGGGGGATGCGCCTTGCCCGCCCCGCACCACGATGACAGAACCCCGGCCGGCCACGTCGCAAAACCCTAGATCGCAACGACGGCAGACTGACTCGATGATCGAACGTGCATGGGGCGACAGGAGGAAGCGAAGTAGTGATCGGGTTAGACTGGGCCTCATACCC
The sequence above is a segment of the Aegilops tauschii subsp. strangulata cultivar AL8/78 chromosome 6, Aet v6.0, whole genome shotgun sequence genome. Coding sequences within it:
- the LOC141025693 gene encoding uncharacterized protein; amino-acid sequence: MGDFAVKFRVRSKVDAFNWALVAVYGAAQPELKPKFLADLVRICGSEQLPILVGGDFNIIRRREEKNNVNFDGRWSFMFNTIIESLDLREIELSGRKFTWANSLPNPTYEKLDRVLASVEWEQKFPLVTVQALSRGFSDHTPLFVDSGEPNHVGNKNTFSFEMA